CGGCTGCGGCGTCCCGCTCGCCCGCGACCTGGCCGGCGGCGGGTACGCGGTCACCGGCGTCGACCTCAGCGCCGTCCAGATTGAACGCGCCCGCCAGCTCGTCCCGGCGGCCAGGTTCCTCCAGGCCGACGCCAGCGAGGTCGAGTTCCCGGCCTCGTCGTTCGATGCCGTCGTCTGCCTCTATGTCCTCATCCACCTGCCGCTCGACGAGCAGCCGCCGTTGCTCGGCCGAATCGGACGCTGGCTCCGCCCAGGCGGATGGCTGCTGGCCACCACCGGCCACCGTGCCTGGACCGGGACGGAGGACCACTGGCTGGGCGGCGACGCGCCGATGTGGTGG
The genomic region above belongs to Actinomycetota bacterium and contains:
- a CDS encoding class I SAM-dependent methyltransferase; the encoded protein is MRPLPKDIVRRGYDALSYRYRGDDEAPEHYATWLAQLRQRVRAGGPVLDLGCGCGVPLARDLAGGGYAVTGVDLSAVQIERARQLVPAARFLQADASEVEFPASSFDAVVCLYVLIHLPLDEQPPLLGRIGRWLRPGGWLLATTGHRAWTGTEDHWLGGDAPMWWSHADAATYRTWIEQAGLSIVTQDVVPEGDAAHTLFWARQVTARYDGSS